Proteins from a single region of Candidatus Latescibacterota bacterium:
- a CDS encoding DNA alkylation repair protein, with protein sequence MKKIAREIIATLKALGDPAIAEHSQRFFKTGKGEYGEGDKFLGIRVPVIRAEVKKQVKKHKDEYRGSLKELRISLLDTALLLLQSSWHEVRLFALLMMVEIFRKGSTAEKSAVYKAYLANTNRVNNWDLVDLSAHYIIGPYLEDKGRKPLYRLVRSRDLWERRIAIMSTFHFIRNNDFVDTLAISEILLQDKEDLIHKAVGWMLREVGNRHGSAERTFLKKHYKDMPRTMLRYAIEKFPEKERKAWLRGEV encoded by the coding sequence ATGAAAAAAATTGCAAGAGAGATCATAGCCACATTGAAGGCCCTCGGCGATCCCGCAATCGCGGAGCATTCGCAGCGTTTTTTCAAGACGGGAAAGGGCGAATACGGAGAGGGTGACAAATTTCTCGGCATACGCGTACCCGTGATCAGGGCCGAAGTTAAGAAACAGGTGAAGAAGCATAAGGACGAGTACAGAGGTTCATTAAAAGAGCTCAGGATCTCATTGCTAGATACGGCACTGCTGCTTCTTCAGTCGTCCTGGCACGAGGTGCGCCTCTTTGCCCTGCTCATGATGGTCGAGATATTTAGAAAGGGTAGTACGGCTGAGAAGTCTGCAGTTTATAAGGCCTACCTGGCGAACACCAACCGGGTGAACAACTGGGACCTTGTGGATCTGTCGGCTCATTATATCATCGGCCCCTATCTGGAGGATAAGGGGCGGAAGCCCCTGTATCGCCTGGTGCGTTCCCGTGATCTATGGGAGCGGAGGATCGCCATCATGTCGACGTTTCATTTTATCAGGAACAACGATTTTGTCGATACTCTTGCCATATCGGAAATCCTGCTCCAGGACAAAGAGGATCTGATTCACAAGGCCGTCGGCTGGATGCTGAGGGAAGTCGGCAACCGCCATGGCTCAGCCGAGAGGACATTCCTGAAAAAGCATTACAAGGATATGCCCCGCACGATGCTGCGCTACGCTATAGAGAAGTTCCCCGAGAAGGAACGTAAGGCATGGCTGAGGGGCGAGGTCTGA
- a CDS encoding aryl-sulfate sulfotransferase, translated as MNKTFVFSVLVIFALVCIAVMPTNAGAESKGWFKYQSPIPGARQVSPGTSLIFRTGTMLESKLPDGARGMEGLVDVTGSVSGVIDGRWTLARDGRTMIFKPQREFILGETVTVTLHDPTEMTKRLFSSDFKVKSRIVEYTLELDQQIGMEESEGGVVEGFQSDGTFEDPEKSGKPDKDRHWKNKDGEELVLPDNFPVIEITATDGTAPGYIFMTNNSGKNGTEGNYMMILDDTGYPEFFRETPGKAIDFKMQKCGALSYFHGLTNYFYLMDDTYTVIDSFIIEGYPMDMHDFVLSPEGHALLIGNDPDVIDMSVLVAGGDTAANVTGNVIQEFDPDGNLVFEWRTIDHFDILDTNIDLTGHNIRYAHVNAVEFDSDGNILISSRHQSEITKIDRETGEIIWRMGGPNNQFELIGDTQWFSRQHDIRRLPNGNVTLFDNGNLNDPQESRGVEYKLDEVNMVATMVWEFRNDPSIYGSSRGSTQRLSNGNTIIGYGSGRPSAIEVAYDGTKVLELELPPKNISYRVFRFPWSGKAALPTAWIVEGENRIAVWFKKFGDDNVERYYLYGGDSPNPTRKIGVSLDNSIDVRDLMPGITYYFRVTAVDRHGVESPFSNEISFTPGFMDSSMVFNADLKVTPRSLDMESCGNWITAHVSFPDTIDQEVSAIDLETVMLNGRILIDWFPKNWEWGHGKEDDGSEDGTDAGKRHLKLKFSREEFIDLFGTEAGSVPVSIRGFVGEESFVGYDTICVFQGDDSTCCYNEEDGDENGDDQDEGEDDNDGIDDGEDPDIEDPAIDDPADDLKPEILVVHQNYPNPFNPVTCIRFDLPARMRVNLSVYDIRGGLVVTLADREMDAGSRQVVWDGMNASGEPVVSGMYFYKLTTQDKIVTKKMVLLR; from the coding sequence ATGAATAAAACATTTGTTTTCTCAGTTCTGGTCATATTTGCTCTGGTCTGCATTGCGGTTATGCCGACGAATGCCGGAGCAGAGAGCAAAGGCTGGTTTAAGTATCAGTCGCCGATCCCCGGCGCAAGGCAGGTGTCTCCCGGTACGAGCCTGATATTCAGGACTGGTACGATGCTCGAATCAAAACTGCCTGACGGGGCGCGGGGCATGGAGGGACTCGTCGATGTGACGGGTTCGGTGAGTGGAGTCATAGACGGCAGATGGACCCTGGCTCGCGACGGCCGAACGATGATCTTCAAGCCGCAGAGGGAGTTTATCCTGGGAGAGACAGTCACTGTAACTCTCCACGATCCTACGGAAATGACGAAGAGATTGTTTTCGTCGGACTTCAAAGTCAAGTCACGTATCGTCGAATACACTCTCGAACTCGATCAGCAGATCGGTATGGAGGAGTCGGAAGGTGGGGTAGTCGAGGGATTCCAGAGCGACGGGACTTTCGAGGATCCTGAAAAAAGCGGGAAACCGGACAAGGACCGGCACTGGAAAAACAAGGATGGCGAGGAGCTCGTTCTTCCGGATAATTTCCCTGTTATTGAGATTACAGCGACGGACGGGACGGCTCCCGGCTATATTTTTATGACCAACAATTCCGGGAAGAATGGGACAGAGGGGAATTACATGATGATCCTGGACGACACCGGATATCCGGAGTTTTTCAGGGAGACGCCCGGTAAGGCAATCGATTTTAAGATGCAGAAGTGTGGAGCCCTTTCATATTTTCACGGCCTTACTAATTATTTCTACCTCATGGACGACACCTACACGGTAATCGACAGCTTTATAATAGAGGGTTACCCGATGGATATGCACGATTTTGTGCTGAGTCCTGAGGGCCACGCTCTGCTCATCGGTAATGATCCCGATGTCATCGATATGAGTGTGCTTGTAGCTGGAGGGGATACGGCTGCCAACGTCACCGGCAATGTAATCCAGGAGTTCGACCCGGATGGTAACCTGGTCTTCGAATGGCGGACGATAGACCATTTTGATATTCTCGACACAAATATCGACCTCACCGGTCACAATATCCGGTATGCGCATGTAAATGCCGTCGAGTTCGACAGCGATGGCAACATATTGATATCAAGCAGGCATCAAAGCGAGATCACCAAGATCGATCGCGAGACGGGTGAGATCATCTGGCGGATGGGTGGTCCGAACAACCAGTTCGAACTCATCGGCGATACGCAGTGGTTCTCCCGTCAGCACGATATCAGACGGTTACCGAACGGCAATGTGACATTATTCGATAACGGGAATCTGAACGATCCACAGGAGTCGAGAGGTGTCGAGTACAAGCTCGACGAGGTCAACATGGTTGCGACGATGGTATGGGAGTTCCGTAACGACCCGTCGATTTACGGCAGTTCAAGGGGAAGTACGCAGAGACTATCCAACGGAAACACGATCATCGGCTATGGCAGCGGAAGGCCGTCCGCGATCGAAGTGGCATATGATGGAACGAAGGTATTGGAACTTGAGTTGCCTCCAAAGAACATCAGCTACAGGGTCTTCCGTTTTCCCTGGAGCGGGAAGGCAGCTCTCCCAACAGCGTGGATCGTGGAAGGTGAGAACAGGATAGCAGTCTGGTTCAAAAAGTTCGGGGACGACAACGTGGAGCGGTATTATCTCTATGGAGGCGATTCTCCGAATCCGACCAGGAAGATCGGCGTGTCCCTGGACAACTCGATAGATGTGCGCGATCTGATGCCCGGAATAACCTATTATTTCAGAGTCACTGCTGTGGACCGTCATGGTGTAGAGAGTCCGTTCTCCAACGAGATATCATTCACCCCGGGGTTCATGGATTCGAGCATGGTCTTCAATGCCGATCTGAAGGTGACTCCGAGGTCGCTTGATATGGAATCGTGTGGTAACTGGATCACGGCGCATGTCTCGTTTCCGGATACCATTGACCAGGAAGTGTCGGCAATCGACCTCGAGACGGTCATGCTCAATGGCAGGATACTGATCGACTGGTTTCCGAAGAATTGGGAATGGGGTCACGGAAAAGAGGATGATGGATCAGAGGACGGTACAGATGCTGGCAAGCGACATCTCAAACTGAAGTTCTCCCGCGAAGAGTTCATCGATCTTTTCGGAACTGAAGCAGGCTCGGTTCCAGTCTCGATCCGTGGGTTTGTGGGGGAAGAATCGTTTGTAGGATATGATACGATCTGTGTTTTTCAGGGTGACGACAGCACCTGTTGTTATAATGAAGAGGATGGGGATGAGAACGGGGACGACCAGGATGAGGGTGAGGATGATAATGATGGCATCGATGATGGTGAAGATCCGGACATCGAGGATCCCGCCATCGACGATCCGGCAGATGATTTGAAGCCTGAGATCCTTGTAGTGCATCAGAACTATCCGAACCCGTTCAACCCTGTGACCTGCATCAGGTTCGATCTGCCTGCGCGGATGCGCGTGAACCTGAGTGTTTACGATATCCGGGGAGGGCTCGTAGTGACCCTGGCGGACAGGGAAATGGACGCCGGCAGTCGCCAGGTCGTCTGGGACGGTATGAATGCATCTGGCGAGCCTGTAGTGTCGGGAATGTACTTCTACAAGCTCACTACGCAGGATAAGATAGTAACGAAAAAAATGGTGTTGCTCAGGTAA